A stretch of Telopea speciosissima isolate NSW1024214 ecotype Mountain lineage chromosome 11, Tspe_v1, whole genome shotgun sequence DNA encodes these proteins:
- the LOC122644954 gene encoding uncharacterized protein LOC122644954 produces MANRLSLLLPKLISEEQGAFQHGKVIIANIGVASELTNMMASKCRGGTLGMKLDVQKAYDMLDWNFLFVVLGKFGFSQCWIGWIKEMMRSTKMVKKFLDNYQIYSGQKINLEKNKIFVGNMFALRRGRVKEVLQIPECVFPTRYLGVDLFKGRVKKDFTLPLVDKFKARLAGWKGRLLSMAGRVELVRSVICSILMHNFSVYLWPASSVELMERWIQNFIWSGDANISKSITVRWSKLCKPKCEGGLGVRRLKEINLALLAKLAWFMKNDNSSFAKFLRGRLIKADGSLKQGVKSSILPGIRKDKVADYIDDGEWQLPTPRSLELQEVSNQILQVKLPTTEHEDKRVWALTEWGVFSVKSA; encoded by the exons ATGGCAAACCGGCTGTCTTTGCTCCTTCCTAAGCTAATTTCCGAAGAACAGGGAGCTTTCCAACATGGGAAGGTAATCATTGCAAATATAGGTGTGGCTTCTGAGTTGACAAATATGATGGCTTCCAAATGCCGCGGGGGAACATTGGGGATGAAGTTGGATGTCCAGAAGGCGTATGATATGCTCGATTGGAATTTCTTGTTCGTTGTATTGGGCAAATTCGGATTTTCTCAATGCTGGATTGGCTGGATTAAGGAGATGATGAGGTCTACAAAAAT GGTTAAGAAGTTTCTGGACAACTATCAAATTTATTCAGGGCAGAAAATTAACCTTGAGAAGAACAAGATTTTTGTGGGGAATATGTTCGCTCTTAGAAGAGGTAGGGTGAAGGAGGTTTTGCAAATTCCTGAGTGTGTCTTTCCCACTCGATATCTTGGTGTGGATTTGTTCAAGGGTAGGGTGAAAAAAGATTTTACTCTTCCCCTGGTTGATAAATTCAAGGCAAGGCTGGCAGGGTGGAAGGGTAGACTTCTGTCTATGGCGGGAAGGGTAGAATTGGTGAGATCAGTGATATGTAGCATTCTAATGCACAATTTCTCGGTGTACTTATGGCCTGCTTCGTCTGTGGAGTTGATGGAACGATGGATCCAGAATTTTATTTGGAGTGGGGATGCAAATATTTCGAAATCAATCACTGTTAGGTGGAGCAAGCTGTGCAAGCCTAAGTGTGAGGGTGGTTTGGGGGTGAGAAGGCTTAAGGAGATCAATCTTGCACTTCTAGCAAAATTGGCATGGTTTATGAAGAATGATAACTCAAGTTTTGCGAAGTTCTTGCGGGGAAGGCTGATTAAGGCGGACGGATCTTTAAAGCAGGGGGTGAAGTCTTCTATTCTCCCTGGTATTAGAAAG GACAAAGTTGCCGATTATATTGATGATGGGGAGTGGCAATTACCGACCCCTAGATCGCTGGAACTGCAGGAGGTATCCAACCAGATTTTGCAGGTAAAGCTTCCAACTACTGAACACGAGGATAAAAGGGTGTGGGCTTTGACGGAGTGGGGTGTATTTTCGGTTAAGTCTGCATGA